In Arthrobacter sp. CDRTa11, one DNA window encodes the following:
- a CDS encoding MFS transporter encodes MVTRKDGPARVPRIGLGLTLLFAFVGGVGVGNLYWAQPLLGEIAADLDVEAGTAGLLVTLTQVGYALGVFFVVPLGDTMNRKRLIPAIMICCSLSLAGCVLVPSFALLLSTLALVGFTNVAGQMLLPLAGDLATDEQRGRVLGTVASGLLSGILLSRLVSGIVADVFGWRMIYVLASGTILLLAVIMWRAIPVLEPRERLPYGRLLCSVLQVAFRHRRAKVIPLFGSSLMCVFTAFWTGLTLLLSAPPFSLPASHIGLVSLFGVVGVIGAQFAGRVYDRGRAVPAIGIGLVVTLAAVALAGFGGSSIVAVLIAISLLSVGTQSVLVLLQTMMVSIDPAARSRLNTAHIVSNFIGGALGSTLAAVLWQVGQWTAVMACSALVVVFALSLWFFQRNRALAAEAPSSAKRRAAADKSPEQQGPEGRCQMPTGSRPD; translated from the coding sequence TTGGTCACGCGCAAAGACGGGCCTGCCAGAGTTCCGCGGATCGGCTTGGGCTTAACCCTTCTCTTCGCCTTCGTGGGCGGCGTCGGCGTCGGAAACTTGTATTGGGCCCAGCCGCTTCTGGGCGAGATTGCTGCAGACCTGGACGTCGAGGCCGGCACGGCCGGGCTGCTCGTAACGCTGACGCAGGTTGGTTACGCGCTCGGTGTGTTTTTCGTCGTGCCGCTCGGCGACACCATGAACAGGAAGCGCCTGATCCCTGCAATCATGATCTGCTGTTCCTTGTCGCTGGCGGGCTGCGTGCTGGTTCCGAGCTTTGCGCTCCTTCTGTCGACTCTTGCGCTGGTTGGCTTCACCAACGTAGCCGGTCAGATGTTGCTGCCACTCGCGGGAGATCTTGCCACTGATGAGCAGCGCGGACGGGTACTCGGGACGGTGGCTTCTGGGCTCTTATCGGGCATCCTGCTGTCTCGTTTGGTCAGCGGTATAGTGGCGGACGTCTTCGGGTGGCGCATGATTTATGTTCTGGCATCAGGGACAATACTTCTTCTTGCCGTCATCATGTGGCGTGCGATTCCAGTCCTCGAGCCTAGGGAGCGGCTTCCTTACGGCAGGCTTCTCTGCTCTGTCCTCCAAGTTGCTTTTCGGCATCGGCGGGCCAAGGTGATCCCGCTCTTTGGGTCATCGTTGATGTGTGTCTTCACTGCATTCTGGACTGGGCTTACATTGTTACTGTCCGCCCCTCCGTTCTCCCTTCCAGCATCACACATTGGCCTTGTGAGCCTGTTCGGGGTGGTGGGAGTCATCGGCGCCCAGTTCGCAGGACGGGTGTATGACCGTGGGCGGGCCGTTCCTGCCATCGGCATTGGGCTGGTTGTTACCTTGGCGGCGGTCGCTCTGGCCGGATTCGGCGGCTCATCCATCGTCGCCGTACTCATTGCCATTTCATTACTCTCCGTCGGCACTCAATCCGTACTTGTGCTCCTTCAAACGATGATGGTCTCGATAGACCCTGCCGCGCGCAGCCGCCTCAACACGGCCCACATCGTCAGCAACTTCATTGGAGGTGCTCTCGGTTCAACTCTGGCAGCTGTGCTCTGGCAAGTCGGTCAGTGGACGGCGGTCATGGCTTGTTCAGCCCTCGTCGTCGTTTTCGCGCTCAGCCTATGGTTCTTTCAAAGAAACCGGGCTCTCGCGGCAGAGGCGCCCTCCTCCGCCAAGCGACGAGCTGCGGCCGACAAGTCGCCGGAGCAACAAGGCCCGGAAGGTCGATGCCAGATGCCGACTGGGTCTCGTCCCGATTGA
- a CDS encoding zinc-binding dehydrogenase, with amino-acid sequence MRATLMYGPGDVRVEGVPDSIIRHPTDALVRVTASCICGSDLHPYHSMSPEDGPARMGHEFIGVIEDIGSAVATLKKGDLVVSPFAISDNTCEYCREKMHTSCSHHEAAFWDTIPDEGGQAEAARVPLADGTLVKLPVAVDSSLIPSLLTLADVFGTGHHAAHAGGVNKRTNVTVIGDGAVGLMAVLAAKRLGAEQIILMGRHKARTDLGLEFGATDVVSARGDEGIAQVRDLTGGHGTHVVLEAVGHMPAYDQAVGVVRPGGIISRVGVPQYEEGPIGFGSLFRHNIKLTGGPAPVRAYIDELLPEILNGSIEPGKVFDVTTNMDGIPQGYKDMDERSSLKVLIKP; translated from the coding sequence ATGCGTGCAACCCTTATGTACGGCCCTGGGGACGTCCGCGTCGAGGGCGTCCCGGATTCAATCATCAGACATCCCACTGACGCGCTGGTCCGCGTGACCGCCTCATGTATCTGCGGCAGCGATCTGCACCCGTACCACTCCATGTCCCCCGAGGACGGACCCGCCCGGATGGGCCACGAGTTCATCGGCGTCATCGAGGACATCGGCTCGGCTGTTGCCACCCTTAAAAAAGGTGATCTGGTGGTCTCTCCGTTCGCTATTTCCGACAACACCTGTGAGTACTGCCGCGAAAAGATGCATACATCCTGTTCGCACCACGAGGCAGCCTTTTGGGACACCATTCCGGACGAAGGGGGCCAGGCCGAGGCGGCACGTGTACCGTTGGCGGACGGAACCCTTGTCAAGCTGCCAGTCGCCGTCGACTCATCCCTCATCCCGTCCCTGCTGACCCTCGCCGACGTCTTTGGCACCGGCCACCACGCCGCCCACGCAGGCGGCGTCAATAAGCGCACCAACGTCACAGTCATCGGTGATGGGGCCGTCGGGCTGATGGCCGTGCTGGCGGCTAAACGGCTAGGCGCCGAGCAGATCATCCTCATGGGCCGGCACAAGGCCCGCACCGACCTCGGCCTTGAGTTCGGCGCCACCGACGTCGTTTCCGCCCGCGGCGACGAAGGCATCGCCCAGGTCCGTGACCTGACTGGCGGCCACGGCACCCACGTGGTTCTTGAGGCCGTCGGACACATGCCGGCCTATGACCAGGCAGTGGGAGTCGTCCGACCTGGCGGCATCATCAGCCGGGTTGGCGTCCCGCAGTACGAGGAGGGTCCGATTGGGTTCGGCAGCCTGTTCCGCCACAACATCAAACTCACTGGAGGACCCGCACCGGTGCGTGCCTACATTGACGAGCTGCTGCCCGAAATTCTCAACGGCTCCATAGAGCCGGGCAAAGTTTTTGACGTCACCACCAACATGGACGGCATTCCTCAGGGATACAAGGACATGGATGAGCGCAGCAGCCTCAAGGTACTCATCAAACCCTGA